Proteins found in one Chaetodon auriga isolate fChaAug3 chromosome 12, fChaAug3.hap1, whole genome shotgun sequence genomic segment:
- the LOC143329584 gene encoding uncharacterized protein LOC143329584 → MDVPVEGLNARYKEEDGAVLFESYIPPSRDAIHLPTYVLYLLMAIFILLGVLYAIIGHLIKDLIHDIADWLFGQQPEEVVVNYCEAKDKFMADWCPETSPELEAMARAEENKMVDRDFMKAPAIWIISTEPQASRKGPRVVFGKRP, encoded by the exons ATGGATGTGCCGGTGGAGGGCTTAAATGCTCGTTATAAAGAAGAAGACGGGGCAGTGTTGTTTGAGAGCTACATACCACCCTCTCGGGATGCTATCCACCTGCCGACCTATGTCCTCTACCTGCTCATGGCCATCTTCATCCTGCTGGGTGTTCTCTATGCCATCATCGGCCACCTCATCAAAGACCTCATCCATGACATTGCAG aCTGGCTGTTTGGGCAGCAGcctgaggaggtggtggtgaacTATTGTGAGGCTAAAGATAAGTTCATGGCAGACTGGTGCCCAGAAACCTCGCCCGAACTGGAGGCGATGGCCAGAGCCGAGGAGAACAAGATGGTCGACAGGGACTTCATGAAAGCTCCTGCCATCTGGATCATCTCAACAGAACCTCAGGCGAGCAGGAAGGGACCCCGTGTGGTCTTTGGGAAGAGGCCTTGA